A window of Corvus hawaiiensis isolate bCorHaw1 chromosome 15, bCorHaw1.pri.cur, whole genome shotgun sequence genomic DNA:
CCAGGAGGGACCTGTGCTGAATCTGCAAACACAGCAATTCCCAAGAAGTTACAGAATAAACCAGATGCTCTGGTGGAGATTTATGTGAGGTTTAACAGCTCTGTGAGAAACTGGGCTccctctggctgctccaggctcaggggctcctgcaggtttttttttccctcatagatttatctttttttctgttttgttttttttttttttttaatctgaaagcAAAAACCTTTCTAAAGAGATAATAACTTTAAAATGGTTTTACTTGCAATGTTGTTATTTGAATAGTACTGTTTGGAAAAAAGGAACACCTGGAAAGTGAAGGAGTTGAcagatacagtaaaaaaaataaagactaaaGAAATAAGGCGGTTTGTGAATACCACATATGCCATGAATTTCAGTAGGAATTAttatttcctgctgcagctgtaaaTAGATCCATCACACCCTGTTCTTTGTTATTCCCTCTTCATCCTTCATCCTGGATGGAGGCTGTGCTTTGcctcagggctggcagagccatCACTGGGTGAGCTGGGCACCAGCCTCAATAGCAGTATCAATATCATCACTTGCTGCTCAGTATCAGGTAGAAAAGACTCCAAACAGAGGGCTGACGACCAAGCCAGAGATGGAAAGTTATTCACCTCCACTAATTGCTGGTTTCAGATGTTTGCTGAATTCAGGGATGTACTGTGGGTGAttcacaaggaaaagaaaaggatttgcAAGAAATACTATTGACAATGAATAATTCAACTACCTTGAATATGAATGCTGGGTTACACTTAACTCTCTCCTGGAGACTTTTTATGGCTctgtgaaaagaaagaggaaatttgGGACGAGCCAATCCGGTTACTTACGGGGAGCCCTCGTGCCTATGGCCAAACAGAGGGATGGAACCAGGCATTTCCAGCCAGGCCTGGCaatgctggaacaggctgtcccaTGGCTGGGATAAcctggagctggggatgctgccCCAGGAGGGAGTGTGGATGGGATGCAGAGGGGGTGCCAGTGGTGTCTCTTAGCACAGTCGTTAGCTCCTTCCAACCCTGCTATGCATTTACAGCCCCTCCTGCTTGTCCCTGAAAGACCAGGCACAGGAACTGCTTGGACAGGCAAATGGAGCCATCCGTGGGGCCAGTGGGAATGGTTTCGGCTTTGGGATCAAGGCAGGGCCAATGACTGCGTGGGGAGAGGGTATCGTTACTACTGTTAATGTATAACCCTAATAGCACTCACCTGAGCCACGATTAGATAAGGGAATAGCTTTAATGTGCTGTGCAAACCCCAAGGGACGCGCTCCCGAGtgtgcacgcacacacacagggGGGATGGAGTCCTGACCCCAGCCTGGATTCACTCTCCTCAGCAACCCtgccccgagacagggatgccagagctcctgccctgggctggatcAGGAGCCTGGCAGGGTAAGGGAAAATCAAACTAGATCCTGTGCCCACCATCCTAGGCTCTCTCCCTCACAGCCACAGTGGAGGCTGCCAGGAAGGGGGTATTTCACCATCTCCAGTCCTGGCCTGCCCAAAGGATGGCTTTAAGTAAAAAAATGTGCCCCGAAAACCCTAACAGATTGAGAATATGGGCATTGTGaggctggtgctgagcagctctaagaacagctgggaaggggctggttCAAACCAGAGAGGAAAGAGACTGTGGGGTGGCAGTGGCACCCTGGGTGGAGGTGGAAAATAGCAAAGGAGCAAAAGCTGGCATGTTATGAGGGGATCCACCGAGCTCCCAATGGAGGATCCCCATCCACGGGACACCTTTCTCCcagccacagcaggagcagcacagctgccagcagccaggagcaTAAACTGCAGCGCTTTTCTAAAAGTCTCTATTTCACAGGTCAAAGCAGCTCAAAATTACCACAGCCCCAAACTCTGtgggaagctgctgtgcagccatCAGGGCTCTGATCTGGGAAGCTGGGGTACGGCAGCCCTGACCTGCTGGCTGGAGCCACTGAGATGAGAGCCCACGGTGGTGACGGCTGTTGCACCCCACAGCAGATGTTCCCAAGGCCTGGGGACACGTTGGATGTTGCCTTGTAGAGGAGGTGCTGGCAGGGGTGATGGAGGCACTGCTgccaggctgcctcagcagctcTCATGCCTCACTCTGTGCTGGCTCCTTGTGCTCCCAGAGCCATCCTGCCTGGTCCCACCTGCCTGGTGGTGCTCTGGCCCCACACTGGCTCTGTCTGTACAGCCTTGTCTGCCCATCTCTCTGTACTGGGGAGCTGGTCCCACACTCTCTGATGGCATTAAAATATTACAATGCTGAAAAACATCGGGTGTGAAAGTCCTGTCACCAGGGAGCACCTGGGAAAGAACTGGTCCACACTGGAGGTAAAGTGCAGCAAGACGGTGCAAGGCTGTCCCCTCCGTGTGGGTGCTTCCTCTCCACGATAAAGCTGCTCCATTCTGAATGAGCAGCATCTGCTTGCAAAGAGGGTAAAATCCTCCCATCCCAGAGGAATCAGTGTTCTATCAAGATTTGGCATTTCTCCCCTGGGAAAGGATCAAGGAAAACTTCCCTCACACCTGGCAGAGCTTTAGGCAATGTTATGGCTGGAGAAACAGGCACACAGGCAGTTGCAAACCAGAGTGGAGTGCCAGGGTGAGAGCCATGGGATTCCCTGGACAGTTTAATCcccagtccttctccagctcatGGGGGGAAATGCCCTTCACACCCCCACAAAATTGAGGACAGCCAGCAGAGCAATACCCCATGACAGACACCCCAGGCCCAGGAAAGGGCTGGGGTCGGCTCCTAAAGCTCATGAGCCTCCAGGCTGGCTGGAGCCACCCTCATCTGGCAGCCAGATGTGCTCCAGCTGTCTGTGTGCAGAGGGGTCAATGCTCCCTCTGCCGAGCAGCGATGATGGGAGCCGCACTGCACAGAGGTGATGCTGAGGCTCGGGACAGACAGCCTGGATCATTTCACCATCCCTAAACCGACTGGAAATAGGAACCCCAAAGTCTGAACTGGTGGTGGCAAGGGCGATCCTCTGATGCTCCCTTCCCCAcactcattttttcccctcctttcccctccagGTCCAGCAGCCACTCCAAACACCCACGCTCCTCTGTGGCCTGGGAGGGGGGGATAAACCCGAGCCCCTCACACTCCCTGAGTGCTGGGAACCAGCAGCTCATGGTTTTCACAagctttccccttcccttgcATACTTCAATATCCTCAGCTATTTTTCCTCTGCCGCAGGAAGCAGAGGAGTGATGGATGAGACGACTGACGCGGGGCGAAGGACCGGAGCCATGTGGCTCATTTCATCACTGCCAGTGAGAAACGACCCCCTCTGTAGGGCAATCCTTCCCGAGATCCCTGCCTGACATCATTCCTCTGCCAGAATACACTGGATTTAGACAACAGCTGGGTGTCAAAAACTGGGTGAGAGGAACCACACATCCTCTCTGTACTTATTTAATGTCTCAGTgctgtggagggagggagggaatgcTGGATGAATCCTCACTGAATGGACCCTGCCAAAACTCCCCCATCTCTACTCTGGGTTGTAAAAATGGGCATTTCAGACATCAGGGTTGAGGCAGGACtcatctgtgctgcagagcactgcaggCCCCTCCAGGGAGCCCAGCAATGCTCCTACACCGAGGGTAGCTCTCTCCATGGCAGTTCATCTCACACAACCTGGGGATTTCTTCCTGGTGCCAAAGGCTTCAGAGCAAACTGCAAATCTCCCATGTGCACCCAGTAGCAATAAAACCTGGTCCAGCTTGGTATGGAGAGCACTGGAAACATTTCACTTGCCAAACTGCGCTGCTTGACCCAATGGCTTTCTGGTCCCCTGCTCACTGAGGATCAAGCTCTGTGTTCCCAAAAAAGCTTTGCTCTAAGTGCAAGTGTGTGGCTGGAGAAGGCATGCGCGGGGCTTGTGGGACTGGCAGAGCCGACACAGTCAAGcagggcagccctgctgccaggcagggGCAGAAACCTGGTCAAAGAGCTGGATTTGGAGAGTGCAGACCGGTGCACAGGAGCACAGGCTCACCCTGGCTGGGTTTTGCACAGCTGGCACagtgtgacagggacagaactGCACCCACACCCACGCCCACGCCCACTGGTGAGGACACCCTTCCCAGGAGGTGCAAACCCCAAGGGCATGAAGAGCAGATGCCTGGTGTTTGTAGTGAGCTGGTGATTCCCCATGACAGTCCCATGTTCTTGGACATGGACAACACAACCAGAGGCCAGTCAGCCCCGGGGGCAGCAGCCTGAAGCTGGCTGTTGGAGCAAGtctttcccagccctgcagtgactCAATCCTTTATTTTGGCAACTGGCAGATTCCTTCAGTTGTTCCCATGTTTTATGAGCACTGAGCTGAGTGCCGCCAGCCTGGCTCCTGTGCTGGGTCAAAGGCCACAGCAGCGCGGGAGGACGGGGAGCGCCAGGGTGACACATGGGCTGCTGGCACGTGTGGGGTGGACACAACCCCATTCAGAACATCACCTCACTCCAGCCCTGATCCAGCTCATCCCAACCTGCCACCTGGATGAAGCTCATCTGCAGTGGGGGGAGGAGAACAGTGAGGCAGTGGGGGTCCCATCTGGACATCAGGACTCCTCTCCCCCTTTGCAGCCCCACAGGGTTTGGCCCATCCTTGCCATGGGGCAGTGTGGGGGAAGGATCCAGCCTCTTATCCAAGCAATCACAAAGCTAACAGCACCAGAGTGGGCGTCCTTGAAGGGTCCCCTATAGGAAACATCTGTCATTGGCCAGAGGTTTAAAGTGTCCCTCTGCTAATCCCAGGGTATTAGCCAGCCAAGCCCATCACGTAGGTACTGCCAGTGCTCCAGAGAAGCCTTTTTTGTTCAAGGAAAGTCAATTCTAGGAAAGTTTGAGAGGCCTGTACCTTGGCCAGCAGGCTAAGCAGTCAACAAACCCCAGCTGGGGCCAGGAGCAGGTTGTGGGTTAATAATTCAAGGGGAAAAGACTGATGGGGCCTGACACACACCTCGCGAGTGTCCCGGTGGAGCAAAGGGTCTCACAGGGAATGAGCATGTCCTAAAGAGAGGCTCCCCATGCAGGGACTGACCAGGGAAATGCACTGTCCTCCAGCCAGCACCATCATCCCAAAACATACCAAGCACAGGGTGAACCCCAGCAGTCCAGGGGAAATGTTTCTGTCTCATTATTGGGTGTTTTACTCTTTCCCCCAGTGTTCATGGGCCCCACtaggaaaataaacagagctggaaaactgaCCTAGAAATAGTAAAACTGAGCTGGAAAACTGCACACCCAGCAAATCACCACATGCTCCGAGCATCACTGCTTGCTCTCCATCACCCCAAAACCTGCCTGGGCACCACGGGCAGTGGTACCACACGAAGCCCTGAGCACATTTGCCTCCACAAGGGATGCTCCAATTGCACTTTCACTTGCACTATTTAGCACTGTGGCCCCTGCTCAATTAGTGACCTAAAAGCCAGACCCAAGGCAGTATCTGAGGATTTGCATGACTAACGAGCAGAGAGTGAATTTCAAAGTTCAGCCAGCCCCTCTTCCAGCCACCTTCCTGAGCTTTTTATAAACCCTGGGTGCAATTCACAGGGAAGTTTGCAAATAATTGTGAATAAGGAGGAAGCATGAGGCTCTGACATGCTGCTAGTGAAGATTTTATGGGCAGAAAAGGAGGTGACATTGGAGAGAGAAATGAGGCCTGGGGACATCTTCCAGCTCGGTTCCCTTTAACTCCCAATTCCTGGTGACTGGAGTTGCaatcccttctgctgctgggtTATCTCAGCTCAGTCAAGTGAAGCACGCATGAATGTAGCAACAGGTACATAAAATCATCCCCCTGTAAAGCCTGACTCTTCAGTGAGTCACTGGGAGATTTCTCATTGATTTTTCTCAAGCTCTGGATCACATTTGCAGAAGTGCCTGACACACTCATATTCCCTGcacaacattttattttactacCACGCAGCTCTTCCCCAAAAGCTTTCAAACTATGGCCAGGAGCTGTTTATACTAGACAAGACAGAAAGGGAACATTAATTTACAACCCTCTGAAGTATTATGATTTACAGCATTCACAATGAAACTGTTGATATTTATAGGAAAAATCTCCGTGTATTCATTTCCTATTCCCACAGTGGTGAGATGGGGAGTTTATCAATCCAGACGGATTAAAGCCCAGTTTATTGATTTCAATAAAATGATTCATCTAAGAGCTTCACCCTTATCTATGTCAAACCCATCTCTGCCCTACTCTCTTTCAAGCTTAATGAAGACTTTTATTTAAAGGGCAGCACTGGAAAACCCCAACAGCATCCCACCATCTCCCAGCTCATGGTCCCACCACAGCAAAATCCTGCAGTTGCTTGGCACCAGAAGCATTGGGCTTGGACCCAGCAGAGGTGCAAGGACAGGTCCTTAATCTGTGGGTGACTTAGAAAAGGAGCTTACTGGTCATCCATCCCAAGGAAACCACCCCAAGGAAGGGCCTTTCACCCCCACATCGctgtggtggggctggggcagctcctctgCGTGTGAGAGGAACAAGGCTGATTTATTTGTTCCTTTGTATGTCTTTGATCTAGGAGATACAAACTAAGCAACTAATGatattttttcagaattcaATCAACTCAATTGTCGTCTAACTCAATCAGAGGCACTTTCAAGCCCCTGTTTTATCTCGGCCCCACTGCTGGGTGTAAACCCATGGCCTTGATCCAGAGGAGAGGTGTGCTGATGGCTTTCCTTCCCCACTCATTTTCCCTCCCACCTCTCTCCTCAGAAGAAATCAAGATGTTCAGACCTACAAACCCTGCAGAAGTGGCAGGgtcccagctgcagggcagggctgcggGGGCCTTTTCCTCACATTTCCCTTTCCACCCCGGGCAGAGGGAagccctcagccctggcacGCCTGTGGGTCTCCATCACTGCATCTGGGGGGAAGCATTTTTCCTAAATAGTTACATTCAGCGCTTAAAACGAGACAGGAAATACCAGcctgcctctccctcctctttccagactggggctggttttttttccatttattggGATATTCTGCCTGCTCCACTGCAGACACtggtccccatccctgccacaCAGATTCTGGGAATATGAGTAGGTATTTTCCATGCTGGAAGACCCCAGGCACATCTGAAGAAGACCCTTACGTGGGGCCTGCCCACTGGGAAtgcagggcagagctgaaaACAAGCCAAAAACCTGAGACACTACAAACAGGGAGCCCTGGCCCTGATTCCAAGGATATGGGGCAGCAGTAACTCAAAGCAAACTCGCTCCCTAGAGATGCCCACAGCGACTCCTGTAGTGAGTTTGGCCCCAGCAGTGCTCTGAGGAGCTCATGGcacaggagagggagagggataGCAGGTTCAGGCAAGCCCCGTGGGTCCCGCTGGGAAGGGTCCAGGCTGGGAAGATGAAAGGGTGGGGGTAGGTCAGGACAAAGGGCCCGCACCTCACCTCGCTGCCAGAGGAGCCGGCCACCATCTCCATGACAAAGAGAAGTCCTTGTCAATTTGGGCTGGCCCCAAGGGGGATCTGCCCACCGCCTTTGaagtgggcagcagggagggtaGGGGGCTGGGGTCACCCAGACGCTTCCCCCAGGTCAGGAGTTCAGCGGGGACAGAACCCTGGGGACAGCACGACCACTCGGTGCCCAGGCCGGAGATAATCCCAGGAACCAGGGCACCCTTTCCTGCAGAGCCGAGCACCCACCAGCCGTGCacctgcagcacccacagccaccCTCCACGTGGCACTGTCCCCAAGACACTCTTTGCACACGCACGGTGCCCCTCGCACACACACCGTGCGCGACACCGTCCTCACACAGCGCCCTGCACACACACTCGGAGCACGTCACCTCCCCCAGGCACAGCGGGTGACActgcctgcacacacacaccgcCCGCGGTGCCCCGCACGCTCCCTGAATGCACCTTGTGCACATGCACACGCACACAGCATGGCTGcacacagctccttccctgcacaCGCACACCGCTTTAGGCACCCTGCACGGGCTCTCCCACAGCCAGCTCACGCTCTCATGTACAGCCACAGCCCCACACACTCACCCCGGCACTTTTGACACCCCCCATCCAACACCCCCTCAGGGTCCTGGGGGTCTCTGGTTCTGCCCATCCTACCCGGCACCGGCTGGGGAAAAGGACTGCCCCGCCAGGTAAGCCCAGCTGTGAGTGTGGAAGGACAGCACCCTCCCTGCCCgtcctcagctgctgccacctcGCTGGCGGGGTCCCCTGCTCTTTGGGGACTGGGTGTCATGCCAAGGGCAGGCCAAACTTGCTGTCCTCCTGGCAGtccctgtgcagggagagccacAGAGCAGGATCCGGCCCTGCAGAAATCCAAGCTCAGGGATCCTCTGCTCTGGGGATGGCGCAGGGGTGCAGGACTGGGGGTTTCCTTACCGTTGTTGCtggtgctgggaatgctgcgCCTCATCCACTCGTATGGGGTGCGTCTCTGGGCATTaggggagagctgggggacCGAGCTGCTGATGGGTGGAGGCAGGAGTCCAGAGCCCGGAGGCTGAATGGGGTTAAAATCTGGGGCGCTGAATCCAAACTGCCCCGGGCTGGCGGTGGAAGGCGTCGCAGCGGCCCCATAGGAATGCCAGTCCTCCTTGGCAGGGGTGTAGGGAGAGCCCCAGGCAGCTGCCGGCTGCCCGTGGTGCAGGTCGTTGTTAATCCCCGGCACATGGTGGTAGCTGGCGAAGTCCGAGTACTGCGGTGGCCCCGGCACGTAGTTCTGGGGGTTGAGGTTGAGGCTGGGGTGCCGGACCGGGCTGGGATACATGTTGGTGTCCTTATCCACAAGATATCCTACATACATCTTCCCGGGCCGTCCCGCTCATGCTGCGCCGCCGAGCCGCGACTGCGGCCGCTTGGGTTTGGCGGGGAGGCGGCCGCCCCTCCTTCGCCACCACTCACCTGGGCGCCTTGGGGAGCCtgtcctggggccaggcacctccctgcccacaggCTTTTATTGGGCCCAACCTCTCGCAGCATTTGCATTGAAAGGCAGGTTTGCATTTCAAAGTGCAGAAACCCCAGCGGGTGAGGGGGACGAGCTCAAACTTCCCACTCTGGCTGCAAGGAGGATGAGGTAGTGGGTGACCCCAGGGAgcacccaggaccccccagaCCCTCTGTCACTACCCCACAACTGTGCCCATGCCACCGGACGTGGTCTCTCTGTAGCAGCTGTCTTTGGGGACATGAGGGTGTCATGGGTGTCCCATGAGGATACCCCAAGGGACCTCACCACCATCCACACCCCAGGAGCAGCGTGCCTTGGGATGAACCTCTGTATTAAAACCCAGCTGCACGCAGGGGACAAGTTagcctgtgtgtgtctgtcacCTGCCCTGTCCCCACGTTGGGGGACACCAAACTCTTGGTCTGAATGGGGTTctcctgtgcccagcagcagcatctgcctctttggaagagagaggctggtgGAGGCTTTGGGTCTGCGTTTCCTTCATGCCAGGGCAAACCCACCCCTCCAACCCTGACAGCAAAGCTCAGCCCAGCCTCGAGAGCAGGAGAGATGGGAAGaacctgtgtgcagggagaatGCCCCCACCATGGGCACTGCTGCGAGTACCCGGGCTGACACATCTCCAAGGGGCTCACGACGCTGCAGCAAGAGGAGTTTCTCACCTGCTTTGTCTCTTAAGAAAGCAAAACCATCCCCATATGTTTGGTGGTAAGGAAAACCAAGCAGAAAGGAGACCCTCGTGAAGCCCTGTCTGCCTGCAAGGTGGGAGGTGCCAGCCACAAACACCCCAGCAGAGATCACACCTGTCAGGTCAGACACACCTGCACTCCAGAGGGGGACGAGGGACCGAGGACCTGCACTGTTCCACACTGCCCAGAAATCCCCACCACTGGCAGCCGGGAACCTCGGCCCCACCGACGTCCCCCTCCCCGCCGGTGTCACACTCCAGCTGCACTGGCCACCACCCAGCCACAGTTGTCATTTGCAGGCTGGCTTTTTCTCCCCAGTCAGAAGCAGAGTCCACAGAGGCTTCAGGAGGGTGTTTTGTCACCTCCTCGAGGCCGCCTCTGTCCTTTTCTCTGCACCAGCCCCTTCCCCTTCTAGAACAGTGAGCAGGGCAAGGACAGATCCTCACCGTCCTGGAACCAAAACAGCCTGGAATTTGACAataggaaacaggaaaaaacccaaatagaTTAAGGATGAAATTGAGAGGAGGGGATAAAACCTCCATCACGGAGCTCTGGACCCTCAGTGTTCTGTGTCAGTTGCAAGCTCCTCATCCCATTGCTCTGGCCCCAGTTCTACCTGAAACTGGGTGCTCATATTCCCCTGTGCTACATCCACTCCCTGCAAGGAGGTGGGTGCCAGGATGAGATGGAGGGGAGATGGGTAGGAGGTGAGGGGTCTGGTTTAGGAGGACAGAGAAGGGTAAACCCCCAGCAATGGGAAATCACCCCCAGAGCTGACATCACACGCAGTCTGCCTCCTGAAACCTGGCATGGCCAGAGGCACCAGGAGATGTGAGCACTTTGCAGCACCCCCTCTGGCCCCCCAGGGTCCCCAACCCCTTGCTCAGCCTTGTCCCAGGCCCCTCCCTTGTGACAAAGGTGACTGTCATGACCGTCCCACCCAGTGATGATCTCAGCTCACCACTCAGCTCAGATTGCTTGATGTGCCGTATAATCCCATCTATCCTGGATTTTTCCCAAGATCTCAGTACCGCCATGGCTTTGTGCAAACTAGAGAGCCAAAGCCACGTtactcctcctcttcctcccatcAGCAAAGATGCTcaggagctgggagaaaaaagatgaaaagaaaattcccCCTGAGCAGATGGTGGGAGGTACAGAGCaacagaggtggctgctgggTCCCATCCCAGGggtggctgcacttcaggctctGGGGTTATTCCTGCCACTGGCTGTTTCTTTCAGGCAGTGACAGGGAGCCCAGGCCCCCCTTACCTTTTCCCAACCTGTGGAGCCAAAGCCAAGGACTCAGGCAGTTGCTGGGGGTGGGAGGGCTCAGGGGTCTggggcagcaccccacagcTGCATCCTCTGCAGGGGAGCAGGTGACAGGCTTGGCAGGGCACAGCATGGCCAGGTGCCCGCTGACAGCTGAGCGTGAACTCCCTCAGTGTGGGCGAAGGGGGCGGGGGAGGACAATTGGGCCATAAAGATCCACCAACAATAACttccctcttctgcttttctttgacCTGTTTATTACTGGTGGCAAAGTTTGTGCTGGGGAAGAGCCAGGTGAGGAGCCCTTCATGGGCTCTCCAGGCTGCTCAGCTGGGGCTGAAGGGTGCTGATTGGGACCCTCGGTGCCCCAGGATGCCACCTGCCCCGGGGTCCCATGGGTGAGCAGATGAGGGACTGACAGAGCCCCTGGGGGGTCCCCAGCTGGGTGAGAGGAGGTGGCGGTACCCCCTCCATCCATCCTAGAGACCCCCAGAAACACACCCAACCTGGGGACCTCCTCCTAGTCCTTCAGACCTGGTATTCCTGGTGGAAACcaggcagatgcagcggagaggGAGAGCAGTCAGGGTTCCCTCAACACTCCCTGGGGCTCGCTGCTGCTATCTGTGATCGAGTGATGCCATCTCCTGGaaggaggagggctgggaggtccccagggccaggctgcACGCAACTATCCTCagatggagcagggacaccatcTCATCACCTCCTGCTCCCATGGAGGAGGCATTCAATATGGAAACTGAGTCCTAACTTGTCCCCCAACTTGCTCTGAACCCCACTGTGGTTTCTGCAGGAGAGGGAGATGCCCACAGAGAGTCAAGTAGGTGTCCCCCCTtgctccccttttcccccacagCCTCCTTCCTCACTTCACTCCCTCCAGCTCCTATTGCTCCCAAAGGCAAATCTGTGGCTTCAGACCAGCATATCCCAGAGCTGCATGGCCCCACTcacatcccagcccagccagggttTCACCTTTTGGTCATTCCCCAGCTTCTGAATGCCCTGAGAGTAACCCCTCTCTCTGGCAATGGAGACATTAATGCTACCCTCTTGCAGAGGAAAACCCCCTGCCTCATGTCCACCAGCCCCACTGCAGGCTCCTGTGTGGCCTTTGGCTCTCCCCAGATGCCTGAACCGCCCCTGTGCTGTCACCTGTGTCCCCGAGGAGAGTCTGAGGAGCTGGTCCCCAGAGAGATGGGTGCTGGACCGGGATAGCCCCAATGGATGTGCCACCAGTGCACAGTACAgctcccctctccccatccaGGGCCATGGATCCTCTTTGGGATCTGGATCAGCTTTCTTGGCAAATGCAAATGCCACAAACCCTGTGAATATCCTCAagagggcactggggacagggacacatgCTGGCATCCCTCATCACTTCCCAGCACGTGTGGACCCTGCT
This region includes:
- the CDX1 gene encoding homeobox protein CDX-1, with amino-acid sequence MYVGYLVDKDTNMYPSPVRHPSLNLNPQNYVPGPPQYSDFASYHHVPGINNDLHHGQPAAAWGSPYTPAKEDWHSYGAAATPSTASPGQFGFSAPDFNPIQPPGSGLLPPPISSSVPQLSPNAQRRTPYEWMRRSIPSTSNNGKTRTKDKYRVVYTDHQRLELEKEFHYSRYITIRRKAELAAALGLTERQVKIWFQNRRAKERKVNKKKLQQQSQPTSTTTPTPPAVSTLGPIGGLCSSNAPNLVSSSPLTIKEEFMP